In the Anastrepha obliqua isolate idAnaObli1 chromosome 1, idAnaObli1_1.0, whole genome shotgun sequence genome, one interval contains:
- the LOC129235786 gene encoding uncharacterized protein LOC129235786, with translation MIAHELVVLKSEQVNQNGGNSLDDATAKRNENLRKLFQTNKKTTKAAKLQRGQSEEGPGKFYYSNTSCNSNKDAVSCDGYDDNNVHFDNNEVYGTAFGDVRADTAACRWRQSNGQTASSTAASTTVANVDYDNCKMRRGCGNNRIRRWSVRSGSVSEDGSRLEGNLSTDKRQLGKSVVDTDQLAMSSNQSQLKQSGQALKSYYNNHYTSRNYYNTNKVECSKSNTSEKRKDYSGHYDISNNGAIVNWPGQTVSGAEAVGHANAERTAESDLDFDDDVTADVTGAEGELRCSKYSAGNESTGAYAGRQAQRVNACSAETSLNAHRNWQQQQPQLRTAQLTPTRRANSVAMIANSTSTTWNSNEQAMNSAGVSWDINEFGRVGRPALEWMSRRARSNSVAPGDSWQQSDDYSSWNDQTMYAEEQAAAGQATDFIGNNEASTCNVMRQSHEFPQNINGKIVTGNLPLRQSQLELQPLLQSRQTHPTPTHVSHISAFFKTPLMRRERGQSVDRCGTGGHTTNERWKSEKNIHMKNETEFGRVVTAAAKPQATVSTADEMIQGNNKNNKSCGNNFTALDELRWRHKPLQQHISTDNVQRYYGGGGWSADEATSAEVEQPSSITTLHLQNTNLRAYNSNNSFANFGQTLPKLSTTTTKLEWTASQASLAERLTKFRHKQQQQGRQELKSAENELLTREGYYQLHNSSNDCNNNRNNNHPYNSSDSSSGNRLLTFKSVEQAPAADVHNTSAQHSPSLFKAKLANSKSNYNTEQHHYYSSQQSANVATLDATEPSSAPLDCYSKSVRQRRILVRRRNNTREPVNSVVTETTKPSRVTSTIVVTERQEAAHQFWFLSLF, from the exons ATGATAGCACACGAACTGGTTGTGCTGAAAAGTGAACAG GTTAACCAAAATGGCGGAAATAGTTTGGACGATGCCACAGCAAAGCGTAACGAAAATTTACGAAAACTTtttcaaacgaacaaaaagacaACGAAAGCAGCAAAGCTGCAACGAGGACAAAGTGAAGAAGGACCTGGCAAGTTTTACTACAGCAATACATCCTGCAATAGCAATAAGGATGCGGTTAGCTGCGATGGCTACGATGATAATAATGTTCACTTTGATAACAATGAAGTTTATGGCACTGCTTTTGGTGATGTCAGAGCCGACACTGCTGCATGCAGGTGGAGACAAAGCAACGGTCAAACTGCCAGTAGTACTGCCGCATCTACAACTGTTGCCAACGTTGATTACGACAATTGCAAAATGCGCCGGGGGTGCGGAAACAATCGTATACGGCGCTGGAGCGTGAGGAGCGGCAGTGTATCGGAAGATGGGAGCAGACTCGAAGGAAATCTTTCAACGGACAAGCGACAATTGGGGAAAAGTGTTGTGGACACAGATCAATTGGCAATGTCAAGCAATCAATCGCAATTGAAACAAAGCGGACAAGCACTGAAAAGTTACTACAACAATCATTACACCAGCAGAAACTATTACAACACTAACAAAGTTGAATGTTCAAAAAGCAATACAAGTGAAAAAAGGAAAGACTACAGTGGACACTATGATATCAGCAATAACGGCGCCATCGTCAATTGGCCTGGTCAAACTGTTAGCGGCGCTGAGGCAGTCGGTCATGCAAATGCAGAGAGAACTGCAGAGTCCGATTTGGACTTTGATGATGATGTTACAGCAGATGTCACTGGCGCAGAAGGTGAGCTGCGGTGTAGTAAATATAGTGCGGGAAATGAAAGCACTGGCGCGTATGCTGGTAGACAGGCGCAGAGAGTGAATGCATGTTCTGCCGAAACATCTTTGAATGCGCACAGAAATTGGCAGCAACAGCAGCCGCAATTGCGTACAGCGCAGTTGACTCCAACAAGGCGCGCCAATTCAGTAGCAATGATTGCAAATTCAACTTCAACCACTTGGAACAGCAACGAGCAGGCAATGAACAGTGCCGGGGTTAGCTGGGACATAAATGAATTTGGAAGAGTAGGACGTCCAGCACTCGAGTGGATGTCTCGCAGAGCTAGAAGTAATTCAGTAGCACCTGGTGATAGCTGGCAACAAAGTGATGACTACAGCAGTTGGAATGACCAAACTATGTACGCTGAAGAACAAGCGGCCGCAGGACAAGCAACTGATTTCATTGGAAATAATGAAGCTTCAACGTGTAATGTAATGCGGCAGTCACATGAGTTCCCGCAAAACATCAATGGAAAAATTGTAACAGGAAACTTGCCACTACGGCAATCACAGCTAGAATTGCAGCCGCTGCTCCAGTCAAGGCAAACTCATCCCACCCCAACTCATGTCAGCCACATTTCAGCGTTTTTTAAAACACCGCTTATGAGACGTGAGCGTGGGCAGAGTGTGGACCGCTGTGGAACAGGTGGGCATACCACAAATGAACGTTGGAAATCTGAAAAGAACATCCACATGAAAAACGAAACCGAGTTTGGGAGAGTTGTGACGGCGGCCGCTAAACCACAAGCGACAGTGTCAACAGCAGACGAAATGATACaaggcaataacaaaaacaacaaaagttgcGGTAATAATTTTACTGCGCTTGACGAATTGCGGTGGCGGCACAAGCCACTGCAACAGCACATTTCGACCGACAATGTGCAACGTTACTATGGTGGGGGAGGTTGGAGTGCTGATGAGGCTACGTCAGCCGAAGTGGAACAACCAAG CTCAATAACTACATTACATTTGCAAAATACCAATTTACGAGcttacaacagcaataacagttTCGCGAATTTCGGTCAGACATTACCAAAATtatctacaacaacaacgaagttAGAATGGACAGCTTCTCAAGCATCTTTAGCTGAGCGTTTAACAAAATTTCGAcacaaacaacagcagcaaggTCGACAAGAGCTGAAGTCGGCCGAAAACGAATTATTGACACGAGAAGGGTATTATCAGCTACATAACAGTTCCAacgactgcaacaacaacagaaacaatAATCATCCGTACAACAGCAGTGACTCCAGTAGTGGCAATAGGCTTCTGACATTCAAAAGCGTAGAGCAAGCACCCGCTGCTGATGTACACAATACATCAGCCCAGCATAGTCCATCACTGTTCAAAGCTAAACTTGCTAATAGTAAGAGCAATTACAACACAGAACAACATCATTATTACTCAAGTCAACAAAGTGCGAACGTTGCAACCCTCGATGCAACTGAGCCATCATCAGCTCCGTTAGATTGCTACTCCAAATCGGTGAGGCAACGACGTATATTAGTGCGCAGGCGCAACAATACAAGGGAACCAGTAAATTCCGTAGTAACCGAGACAACAAAGCCGTCACGTGTAACATCAACCATCGTTGTGACTGAGAGACAAGAGGCAGCCCATCAGTTTTGGTTCCTTTCACTTTT TTAG